Within Calonectris borealis chromosome Z, bCalBor7.hap1.2, whole genome shotgun sequence, the genomic segment GATTTACAAAACTGAACAGATAATAAGAAAATCAACCAAATTCATAGTATGACATAGATTTTCTAATGAAACAGAGATTTGCCGAGAATAATAATGAATACAAATTACAGAGAAATAGGATAATATATTTCTATCAGTAAAATGCATCGCTGCAAATGATTCATACACCATGATAATGACAACAAATTATGGTGTTACTGCTTATTCTGGATCATCTCCCTGCCTGTGAAATATTACACCTGAGGAGGTAATGTTATCAGCACTTGGCAGCAAACACATCTCTAGTGTTTTAGGGATGTGGTTGAGGAATACtatctgtttctcttttcctgtagCATGAAAGTATGGGACAAATTGGTTGGACTTAAATAACCCAAATGTGATGGgatggatgatgggatcaagtgtaccctgatgaagtttgctgaaaTATTAGAGGAGCTGCCCTGCATTGGCATAATTTTGCTCACCTGTCACTCCAAGCTGCCTGTCAATGCAGCAGAGAAAATGTAGTTCCTCATTAAGCCACAAGGGACAGTATTGGTCAGAGTTTGGGGTACTCCTGGGGCCTTCCTGCCCCACCCATGCCTCCATGCTGGAGCCAAATTCTTGGTGGAAAGACTGGCACAACAGGAATTAGGGAGCTGCTAAACTTCTAGTTAATGAGAGTTTTAAAGAAATTGAAATCttgaaattgaaaaagaaattgaaaaaagaaatcttgcttCAGGGCAAAAACTTGCCCTTGTATAAAGGGCCTAGAACATGCCATTCCTAGAAACAGCAACTATTGGGAGTCTTGCAACCCCCTGAAAAACCCTGGTACTAGCCAATCAAGAAAGAGGACACTTCTCAGGCTCAGGCTGAGAAGTTGCTCTGAAAAAAACGAAAGTCAGACAGGATGAATATGCTGAGCAGAGATGGGAGAACAGCACTAAGGATGTAAAACCAGAAACGTTTCCAGCTGCCCAAGCCAGTAAAGGGAGCATGCTATCCTCCTTTCCACACAAGCTGATGGCAATGCTGCAGGAAGTCCTGCCAGAAAGGAATTATAATTGAACCCTATGTGCATAGTAGAGGAACTCTGTTCCCAGAAGGTCACTAAAACATACAGACACACTTACCTTGAGCAAGCTGCATGGTAATGACCAAACTTAAGGAATTCCTTTGCATTCAAAAGAAAGAATGAGGCTTGCTATAGAGAATGTGCAGCCAAAAGCAAGGTTAAAATGGTCCATAAATCCAGATAAAAACTTTATGTGAAAATCCAATCTATATTTAAGTCATGAAGATAATTAACTCGGGAAGATAACTGACTGCATTCTGCCCACCAAATTCATGACTGGGAGTGGGTATGTAAAATGTACTACAGGTATGACTGTGATGTTGGGCTTCAACAATGCCAACAGGTGTTTGCCAAAATGCAACAGGCTACTACAGGTGACTTGTAATGAGAAGTAGATAAAGgatccctcttctctcccctcccctatTCTGAACATAAAAAGAGAAGGTAAGAAGAGGTCCATCTCCCAAATGATTAAAAGCAACAGTGCAAAACGTGACTAGCTCCTGACATCTTCACACCACCCTCTGAACACTGCATAACATTGACTTCCCCATCTTCAAAAGGGGCTTGCATCCCAATTCTAATTTCAAGCCACCCTTCTGCACAGAAAGCATGTTAGGACCTCTACTGTTCATGTTAAGAACATGTCCATGCACCTAGGAAAGGCACTTACCAACAAAATACACAACATCCTGTTTGCTTAGCATCAGCCCTAGCCAACAACAAGGCTTGGTGCCCTTTGATAGGGGCCAGTCTAAGACCCCTTACCCCACTGAGTGGAAGGGGGACGCACAGGTAGTAGTACTAGAAAAGTCAGAGCTCAAACTGTGTAGACAGTGGCTGAGACCACATCACCCTGGCTGCAAGTGTCCCGGCCCCTCCAGACGACAGGCTAGAGGACAGACAGAGGCTCCTGAACCTCAGGCCagctaggaaaagaaaagcacccacACCTCCTGACTCCTCACGGCGGCAGGTCCACTCCCCCGTCCTTTCACGGACGCAGAGCGGAAGCCTCGGCGGGTCCTACCCTCCGCAGCACCGGCCCGGCGGGGCCTGACGCGCCCCCGCCTAGTCCTTTCTGCCGCGGAGCGCAGGAAAAGGCCGTACCGACACTTCCCCGCTCCCCGGAGACGCTTGcttctgctgcctcttctgctgccttctgctgctgctgcgcgTCCTGTCGCTCCCAGGGCTTACGAGGAGACAGCGATGAGCCCCGGAGCGGGCCCCCCGCGGCCAGGGGGGAGCGCACTGCACAGCCACCGCCGCCGGCACCTGGCCTGGCCCCGCCCGGCTCTCACCGCCCCCAGCCGCGGCGGTGGGCGGGCCCTGGCGGCGAGGCCTGCGTGCAGAGTCCCCCGCCTCCCCGGTGCGTGCTGAGGTCAGGCCGGGCTGCGCTACAAGCGCGGAGGAGCGGGGGCTGCGCTCGCGAGAGCCCCGGAGCCgcagaggagggagctgagcTACGGGGAGCCCCTGGCTCGGGCCGGGAACGGTTCCGTCCCGCCCTGCGGGAAGTCGAGGGCCTAAGCGGGGCCCTTCCAGTCGTTGGCAGCGGAAGAGCGGCGTGTGCTCAGAGGGGGGCGGctggcccgccccgccgccctgctTCTCTATGCGGGCGGCGGcggtgagcggggctggggcgcggGGCGCCGGGGGCAGCGCGCAGTGCTGAGAGGCCGCAGCCGGGGGAGACGATGGCCAAATGGTTGAATAAGTACTTCAGCCTGGGCAATAACAAGCCCAAGAGTCCCCCGCAGCCTCCACGGCCCGACTACCGAGAGAAACGCAACGCTgccggcagcgcgccccgccccgccgggcttcCGCACCTCCACCTTCACCACCACACCTCGCCCGGCTTTCCGCACTGCCGCCTGCGCGACGACACCAGTGACCTGCTCCGCGCCTACCGCGCCCAGAAAGACCGCGACTTCGAGGACCCCTACAGCGGGCCTGGCTCATCCCTGTGCAAGTTGCGCGCCATGTGCCACCCGGATTACTCCGCGCCCGAGGACCTGGGCGAGGCAGCCCCCAAGGCTTTCTCTTCCTCGTCGTGCTGCGCCGCGCCCCCCACCACCTGCGCAGCTGGCTCCCAGCACCTCTTTCGCAGCCACAGCGAGCGCCGCCCGGCGACGCCGCCCGACGTGAAGTACATCTCCCCCAAGCATCGGCTTATCAAGGTTGAGAGCGGCGGTGGCAGCGATGGCGCAGACAAGAAACTCAACAAGGGCTCCAAGCAGCTGGCGACCTCTGTCCCTTCTGCCATGAAAGATAAAGTAAGTGTTGTGCTCCTGTTCCCGCCCCTGTAGGGCTGAGCTATGTGAGCCCCTGGAAGGATTTTTGGTAAGGGGATTGCTCTCCACCATGCTTCACTGGGTGGCCTGGCCTTTTTTAATATCTCAGGGCAGGCGGGGCATGTGCAAGGCTGGCACAGGAAGTGGTGGTGCCCTGTCCTCTGGGCTTTCAAACTCACCTCCCTTCTGATGGGGTATGTTTGCAGGTGTGCCTAGCTCTGCTCTGGGGCACTGCCAACCTCATAACTGGTACCAAGGCTCTTGGGTTGGCATGCTCCTGCAAAACAGGATGTGCGTCTTTGAGGGGATGCTTGGGGAGCCCTAGAGTCACTTGAGAAGCCCCGTGCTTGGGACCCAAAGTTGTGGCCTCAGCCCCATTGCATGTGGTATGGAGCAGtcatatataaaaaattaaaaaaaaaaaaaaatctgatgccaTCCTGACTCAGACTGCCTGTTTTTAAGGAGATAGTTTGTCATGTGTTCAGTAATAACTTCTTTGCTTCCTAGTTCAGTGCCGAAGGTGAAGTAGTTCAAAGTCCTGTGTTACAACAGCATCACAACCTCCATGATAACTGTATTTCCAACTGGCAGGTACCTGAAGCAAACTCTATAGCTACTGGCTCGGTTGCAAATGTTCTCCTATCTTTTACTGTTCGTTCTCtacaaatattaacaaaatacTGTAGACACAGAACTAGAAAGTGCTGGGCTCAGGAACTCAGCTTACAGCTGGGAAGCTTTGCAGAGGGAAGTAGCGTTAATTATTTTGTAAGCACAGCACATATCTCTCCCACATCTGTTGATCCTGTGAGTATAGTTTAGTTTTTCCATATATCGGAAGTTAATATTTCTCCATTTTGTAAATTGGCATTTACAACTTCAGTGTAATAGTCACATCACAGGAATTCTAAGTATGTGCTGAATGTTATCAATTTAAATGATCTGTGTGTACATGTTTAAATATGTAATATGGTTGCATTGAGTGGTGACACCTTTCCATGACATAAATTATTGATAAATTCCATTGAAAAATTATAGCCTGTCCAGGTGGAATTCCAAATAAATCAGCTTGCAATTATGATGATACAAGATTAAAAGTCTAGAATTTATTACATTGTCTGTTATTTCAGGTGTAGTTCCTGTCTGGAAGCAACTTCTTTTGTGGAAGTGAATGATTGAAGTTAGAGTATTATTATGTTACAGTCTCATTATAGTCAGTCTTCTTTCAATTGCCTGTGTTGATACAATGTATCTGCTCTGAGGCAAATACTTTCGGCAACTTCATACTTTTGAGAAAACAACTGCTTGCGGAAAAACGCTTCCAAGTGCAActgctattctttttttcttttctttttaatggggcatgattttttttttttaattatctttcaatTTTAGACCCTACTGAAGCAATTTTCGAAGCAGAAACTACATCTGTTGCTAGGTAGCCTGCTACCTTGTGTGGTCATAAATCTGTGTGCTGCTCCCAAACCGTTGTTGCATGTTCTACAACTTGTTTTGAATGAGCagcctacaattttttttttaaaagatacagaaCACTCGTGTCATACTCACATTCTTTCTGTTATTGAGAGAGAGAATTGTATGTAATAAGCAGGAAATCTTAACATGTCTGAGAAATAAAATCGTCCCTACACCTCCAAAGGTAAGGGTGCCTACCCCCACCCACAACAGAATTTTGTGGTGAGGAGCTACGTAGCTTGCCTTCTGTTCAACTGTGTTATTTCCTcccagaaatggaaatgaaatctcTCTTATTTCACAGCCCTGAAATGTAAAGTCTGACGGGTGAACCTGGTAAACAGTGGTCACAGTGTGCAGGCAGAGAACTGCTTATCTCCTACACCTGTCATtcaatgaggagaaaaaatgaGGAATTTAGTTAACAGTGTGTGTCTGGTTCAGTGGCAAATAAAGCAAGTGGAAATAAACTTCTGAAAGAAGGATATAGTAAGGGGACATTAAAGATGGTATAAAAAAAATGGGGTCTGACATTCAGAAGAGTTGATAGGTATGTTAAAaacatcaaggggaaaaaaaagatctgtgaATAGCATAGCTTAACCTAGTAAGTACCTTAGGAATGAAAAAAGAACTGGTTGCCATATAGGTCTGTCACCATAGAAATATGGTAGTGTTTAACAATCCAATAGTATTCACTAAATGTTTGTGTTCTGTTCCAGCAcctctgttgttttgtttttcacatacaAGGACAGAATGTTTTCCTTTACGTGTTAattgagaaatgagaaatacagttttcaacAAATTCAGTGAGCAATTTTATAACTTTTGTGACTGGTCATCAGTAAAGAGTTGGCTGAAGAGCTCAGTTGTGTGTTAAACTTGAAAGAGTTACTGGAATGGGAAGGAGATTCAGGAAGGTGCTTGTTTGGTGTGATTACTTATAAAAGAGCAATGGCAAAGTATGAATAACGACAGACTGGTTAGTCAAAATTCCCAGGCAAGAATGATAGACTAGCTGATTCAGGGAGTAAAGGAGAAGGAGATTAAAAGCAATGGCAAGCATGATTGTATTTTGCAAGATTCCAGGCATAGGTTGTAAAAGTAACCACAGAGATGTAATGTATCTGGGGTGCAGAAAGCTTTGATGTGTAGAGGTAGAAGTACCACCTAAAGTTGAAGCAGACAAACTCAAATTGCCATGCATCTTTAATAGTGAGGTGAGTAACCTTTATAACAGTTGCCCACCATTGCCAGATGTCTTTGAATTCAAATTGGTGGGTGGATTTTTCTGTTTGGGTAGTACAATcaggcaggtttgggggttttaACAGTAATGCTTGTCTTCAAACAAGGGAGAGCAGGCTATGTTAGGATTTGTGGCAGAAGCAGCTCAGTTCCTCCAGTATGGAGGACAAGAAATTACTGGTTTCCATGTTTAGTGCTGGCTTGGGAGACGTTAACTGCTTAGCTCTCCTGTGGCAGACAAATGAGTGTAGGCAAGCCGGAAAAACATGTGGCTATATGCCAGAACAACCTGGCAGCTACTGTATTTGTGTAAGAATAAATGTGAGACTTGGCTTAACATGAACTCAACAGACAAACCACTTGGTGAACTGGGCATCTAAAAGATTGATTTGAAGTCTTCCTGAGTGACTTGCCTCTATCTGGCATTGTGTGATGTGTGTAAATCCATGAAAGTAATAATAGTTGAAGGGAAAGTGTCTGTGTGAAAGGACACTTTGTGTATTTTCTCACCCATTACACTTCTTTGAACCCAAACATTTTTCTGCCTGGCTTTGCAGCTGAAGAATCTGGAACACTATTCAAAGAGCAACTGTATCATACTCCATTGCAAGAAGTTCTTAGGATTTAAAAGTTGGGATTGTAGTGTACTTGTCCTTTAAAAGATAATTATTTCATAATAAGCAGCATTTTGCACTCCCTCCGTGCAGTGGAGGCAGAACTGTGCAGCAGTTCTGGATATTGAATGCAGAAGACACTGCAAGTTGCAAGATCCATTTCCACAGGACAGGACATACCTGATGCTGTAGAAAATAGCTCAGTTCTGCACAAGCAGAGCTGATCCAGTGCAAAACCATGTAAATGTTGTGTGGCAGCAGCAATCAGGCAGGAAACTGTACAGGGCAGTATAGTTGCTGACTTGATTTACAAACGTCTGAAAACCTTTGTAATGTCTATGTGTGAATTCTACacttgtatagaaaaaaaaaaaacccctttgtttcCTTGGGATCCACCTGAGAAGTATGTGGTGCAGAGATCTGACTGCTAGAAGCGTGAGGGCTAAACCTGTTTGCCTTGAAAGCTTTCCCCCCATTATGTAAGAAACAAGTAACTTTCTGACATTGCAATAGACTATGGAAATACTGTTTGAACATTTAAGGTCTTGCATAAAAGTGCTTAAGCTCCATGGAACATTATTAATATCTGTATATAATTAAAACCTTTTAGTAAACGTTGAGAGGATATTTGTCTTATTTCTGTATATGGAAGGTCTAAGTTTTGTTTGATCTTGCAAGTCAGGTGTATTTAACAGAATCTTGCAGCTGGTATTTTGAGGTGCATTGAGAAAACACTCGAAAGATGTCTAAGCAGTGATGGGGTTATTTATAACAAAGTATATAGTTTCTAGAGATCCTAAACTACAAGTGTAACTCCATGTCTCATTCCCATTCCATTGCAGCAGGGTGTCAGACTGCCATTCTTCACAATTGGTTCTACTCTGATACAGTCTTCCTCTCTGCATGTGGTTCCCATTGGCATATGGCTCTGCCTTTGAGTCAAAGGTCTCAGGAAAAAGATACTGGTGGCCACTGGTCTTTGATCCTGAATGAATGGCTTGGGCAAGGCCACGCATAAAGGCagcaagctgcattttttttccacgtATCTCATGTTGCTATAGTGCAGCTATAATGCAGctagaaatgcatttttccacATATGTCAGTCTCATGGTTAAGGGACTATCACAGTCTTATGAATGGGAAGATATTCAGTTATTGCCTGAGACTGTGGAGTCTTAGTGACTTTAGAGCTGTTTGAAGTGAGGTGGTAGGCTGTTCAGTTACAAGTATGCCTGGCATCTGCAGTGTATTGCACAGCCTGGAACAGTCTGAGCTCTGGGAACCATCCAAATTTTCAGGTTCTTGGACACGGAGAGATCCAAGCAGAGAAAGGCTATCAGGAAGGAGTATGAAGCAGTTGGACACATGGAGATTGAGGAATGGAATGGTAGTCTTCTGGAAGAGTGTATCGTGTATACTTTTGCAGTAAGCAGATCTAACCAATTGAAAGTAAGTACCTCAGTTACTGGATTCACGCAAGAAGACTGACTTGACCCTTCTGAACTAAGATGTGCTTACTGAACTATTTACTGGGAGACTGTAACTGAATATGTTCCACGTGGCCTTATTCTGAAAAAGGCTAATACTGCAGTACAAATGCCCATAAAGGAACTGGCAGGGTGGTGGACCTTTGTCCTGTTTCCACGCCTTTCTATACAACCTGTGTATCTAACGTCTATGAACCATGCTCACTTGGCCCCCAATGAGCAAGAACACATGCCTGCACCACTCTTTTGTATGTACCCTCTCTTGCCTCACAGAAGAGCATGCAAGACGAACATATTTCTGTGCTGGGCTGTCTTCCCAAATCCAAGAGATCCATGTTGCTGCTAGGAACACAGGCTCTGAGCTGTCATGTGCTTAATTTCTGGGCTCATTGTATGGTACTAAGTGCTTATTCCTTTTGGACTGAGAGGATGAGGGATACAGGATAAGGCATGAGGTTAAAAGTTCTAGGCAAAAAACTCAGAAaggacacatttttctttttaaaagtgcatGTGTTTGTCTTTCCTTGCATTGTACAGCTGTAATCTGTTTGGTTGCATCTGTAATTATAGACACTTCAATCTTGATGTTGTGTCCCTGTCCTACTCCTGGACAATAAGAATTAGCAtgtgtgtttttctgtctcttcaacCTGTATTCTGAGCATCCTATGGTGTAAGAGGTGGCTTGTATGTGTTCTGGAGTGGAGTTAGTCTGAGCTTGGTGTCTCCCGATCTGTATTCAAAGTCTCAAAAACACATATGGTAATGACTGAAATTGGCACCAGGGGCTTAGCCTTTACTGCAAGGACAGAATCACAAAAttgcagaatggttgaggttggaagggacctctagagattGTCTTGTCCAGGCCccgctgctcaagcagggccacctaaagccagttgcccaggaccatgtccagacagcttttgaatatctgcaagggtggagactccacaacctctgtgggcaacctgtgccagtgttcagcCACCTTCACAgtggaaaaagtgtttcctgatgttcagatggaagctcctgtgtttcagtctgttcccattgcctcttgtcctgtcactgtgtaccactgaaaagagtctggctctgctctctttgcaccctctcttcaggtatttatacacattgataagatctcctcctgagctttcttttgtctaggctgaacagtcccaactcactcagtctttcctcatacaTAAGGTGCTCAAGTCCCTTCATCGTCTTTGTGGCCTTTTGTTGAACTctctccaatatgtccatgtctcttttgagCTGGTgatcccagaactggacccactactccagatgtggcctcaccagtgctgagaagaggggaaggatcaccttcctcaaccCCATGGTAATGCTTTGCCTAATGCCCAGGATACCATTCActttctttgcagcaaggacacattgttgactcatattcaacttggtgtctaccaggactcccaggtccttttctgccaagctgctttccagctgggtggcccccagcatgtgctggtgcatGGGATtgctcctccccaggtgcaggacttcgcaCTTCtgcttgttgaacttcatgaagttcataTCAGCCCCTTTCTCCAGGCTGTaaaggtccctttggatggcagtATGACTCACCAGtatctcagcctctcctcccagtttggtgttgtctgcaaaatGACTAAGGGTACACTCTTCcctcatcatccagatcattaacgAAGATGTTAAACAGGGCTGGACCCAgtgttgacccctggggtacacgaCTCGTCACTGgactccaactagactttgtgccactgatcaccaccctctggaccTCATTGTTCAGCCAGATTTCAATCCACCTCAccgtctgctcatccagcctatACATCAACAGCTTGTACACGAGAgtctatgggagacagtgtcaaaggccttactgaagtccaggtagaaaatatccactgctctcccctcatctaccaggccagtcatttggACTTCCTGATCATAGTTCAGTTCTAACTGAAAAACTAACGGAACCACTCATGGCTGCAGTGGACTGCAAGTACTTGGGATGTTTTCCATTGCAGGGATGGAAGGCCACCTTAAAGTTAATTGCTTGTTAATGTTTGACTCTAAAAAATAGCTACAGTCTCTTTGGTCTGGATTAAAGAaaacctgcagagctgctttgttTCTGTAGCTGAATTCCATACACTGATGTCAAACAGTAATGCTTGAATTCTTGTGTTGTCTCCATGTGGCTTTACAAAAATACTAGATATTAGATTATCAGTGGCTATATTCCCAAaggatttcaaagcatttcacaggCTTTATGTGTGAGAGTGATAGTGACCACTGTGGGACTTCAGCCAGTTACAATTTATAACGTGATATTTCTTTATGACTGTGAAATAAAAGCTGCTGAAGGGAACTACAGAAGCAGTGTGTGTGAACAGACT encodes:
- the SHB gene encoding SH2 domain-containing adapter protein B isoform X2, with translation MAKWLNKYFSLGNNKPKSPPQPPRPDYREKRNAAGSAPRPAGLPHLHLHHHTSPGFPHCRLRDDTSDLLRAYRAQKDRDFEDPYSGPGSSLCKLRAMCHPDYSAPEDLGEAAPKAFSSSSCCAAPPTTCAAGSQHLFRSHSERRPATPPDVKYISPKHRLIKVESGGGSDGADKKLNKGSKQLATSVPSAMKDKVLIADDYSDPFDAKSELNRMGKGENTGYMEPYEAQRIMTEFQKQEGTKPHQKNMQLYDTPYEPEGSGVESDSESVMNHHLRESKLPQDDDRPADEYDQPWEWNKVTIPALAAQFNGSEKPQASPSPSNDQRRQLRAPGGGFKPIKHGSPEFCGILGERIDPTIQLEKQICPVFSGAVAT